In Melospiza melodia melodia isolate bMelMel2 unplaced genomic scaffold, bMelMel2.pri scaffold_47, whole genome shotgun sequence, one genomic interval encodes:
- the LOC134434778 gene encoding olfactory receptor 14J1-like, with protein MSNSSSIRHFLLLALADTRQLQLLHFCLLLGISLAALLGNGLIISAVACGRHLHVPMFFFLLNLAVSDLGSICTTVPKAMHNSLWDTRTISYSGCAAQLFFFLFFIGAAYYLLTIMCYDRYVSICKPLHYATLLGSRACAHMAAAAWASAFLNALIHTASTFSLPLCHGNALRQFFCEIPQILKLSCSKSYLRELGFLAVTACLSFGCFVFIVFSYVQIFRAVLRIPSEQGRHKAFSTCLPHLAVLTLFISTIMFAHLRPPSMSSPSLDLALSVLYSVVPPALNPLIYSLRNQVLKAAVWTLMTGCFQKH; from the coding sequence atgtccaacagcagctccatcaggcacttcctcctcctggcattggcagacacgcggcagctgcagctcctgcacttctgcctcttgctgggcatctccctggctgccctcctgggcaacggcctcatcatcagcgccgtagcctgtggccgcCACCTGCAcgtgcccatgttcttcttcctactCAACCTGGCcgtcagcgacctgggctccatctgcaccactgtccctaaagccatgcacaattccctctgggacaccaggaccatctcctactcaggatgtgctgctcagctctttttctttctgttcttcattggagctgcgtactatctcctgaccatcatgtgctacgaccgctacgtgtccatctgcaaacccctgcactacgcgaccctcctgggcagcagagcttgtgcccacatggcagcagctgcctgggccagtgcctttctcaatgctctcattcacaccgccagtacattttccctgcccctgtgccatggcaatgccctgaggcagttcttctgtgaaatcccacagatcctcaagctctcctgctctaaatcctacctcagggaacttgggtttCTTGCTGTTActgcctgtttatcatttggttgttttgtattcattgttttctcctatgtgcagatcttcagggctgtgctaaggATCCCCTCTGAACAGGGACGGcataaagctttttccacctgcctccctcacttggctgttCTCACCCTGTTCATTAGCACTatcatgtttgctcacctgaggcccccatccatgtcctccccatccctggatctggccctgtcagttctgtactcggtggtgcctccggCTCttaaccctctcatctacagcctgaggaaccaggtgctcaaggctgcagtgtggacactgatgactggatgctttcagaaacattaa